Proteins from a genomic interval of Spiroplasma endosymbiont of Lonchoptera lutea:
- a CDS encoding IS3 family transposase (programmed frameshift) has protein sequence MGNKTSYSEEFKKQIVMLYKNDKSVINLGKEYNLPKPTIYSWIKNYNNSGSFKAKDNRTVEENELIYLRKENQQLRMENDIFKASSTDNREKITIINNNKNKYSVRKICKILGLLKSTYYYQTNKCTKFDVNNYEQEVISAFNKSRKIYGARKIKAVLIRKNIILSRRKIRFIMIKNNLVSKYTKLKYCNHKKTVNNDEINNVLNRQFNDKKPNEVVVSDLTYVQVGTKWHYICLLIDLFNREVIGYSAGPNKTAELVQQAFHKITWPLNKITLFHTDRGNEFKNKIIDEILITFKIKRSLSSKGCPYDNAVAEATYKTFKTEFINGKKFANLTQLKCELFDFVNWYNNIRIHGSLNYLTPVEFRKYQST, from the exons ATGGGAAATAAAACCTCATACTCTGAAGAATTTAAAAAACAAATTGTAATGCTATACAAAAATGACAAAAGTGTTATTAATTTAGGGAAAGAATATAATTTACCAAAACCAACTATTTATAGTTGAATTAAAAATTATAATAATTCTGGGTCATTTAAAGCAAAAGATAATCGCACTGTCGAAGAAAATGAATTAATTTACTTGCGAAAAGAAAACCAACAATTACGAATGGAAAATGACATTT TTAAAGCAAGCAGCACTGATAATCGGGAAAAAATAACAATAATTAATAACAACAAAAATAAATATTCAGTGAGGAAAATATGTAAGATTTTAGGTTTACTAAAATCAACATATTATTATCAAACTAATAAATGCACCAAGTTTGATGTTAATAATTATGAACAAGAAGTTATCAGTGCATTTAATAAAAGTCGCAAGATTTATGGTGCTCGTAAAATTAAAGCTGTTTTAATAAGAAAAAATATCATTTTATCACGACGAAAAATCCGATTCATTATGATCAAAAATAATTTGGTTTCTAAATACACCAAGTTAAAATATTGTAATCATAAAAAAACAGTTAATAATGACGAAATTAATAATGTTTTAAATCGTCAATTTAATGACAAAAAACCAAATGAAGTTGTTGTTAGTGATTTAACATATGTTCAAGTTGGCACTAAATGACATTATATTTGTTTATTAATTGACTTGTTTAATCGCGAAGTAATTGGCTATAGTGCTGGACCAAATAAAACTGCTGAATTAGTTCAACAAGCTTTTCACAAGATAACATGACCATTAAATAAAATAACTTTATTTCATACTGATCGTGGTAATGAGTTTAAAAATAAAATTATTGATGAAATTTTAATAACCTTTAAAATTAAAAGATCATTAAGCTCCAAAGGATGCCCATATGATAATGCTGTTGCTGAAGCAACTTACAAAACCTTTAAAACCGAATTTATTAACGGTAAAAAATTTGCAAACTTAACACAACTAAAATGCGAACTATTTGATTTTGTTAATTGATATAACAATATTCGAATTCATGGCAGTTTAAATTATTTAACTCCCGTTGAATTTAGAAAATACCAGTCTACATAA